Within the Gossypium raimondii isolate GPD5lz chromosome 12, ASM2569854v1, whole genome shotgun sequence genome, the region GTGGTTAATATATATCACCGGAATCACGAACCGTTGTTGCTCTTCACCTTGACCCACCATGATTGCCAAACACCCTTTCGGGATATCTTTGAGGTCCTTCTTCTCATGATGATGGAAGCCATGAAGGTGTGGTATATGAAGGTGAAAATTCACATGATGATGGGAACCTTTGTTGTTATCTCCACtccccatattttttaaaagaaaacgaAACCCTTTTCTTTAGAGGATCAAAGGAACTAAAGGTTATAAGAAAACGAGAGGGAAAGGCCAAGGATCAGATGAAGAAATAGCAAGTTTAAAGAGAGTCAA harbors:
- the LOC105765421 gene encoding auxin-responsive protein SAUR32; translation: MGSGDNNKGSHHHVNFHLHIPHLHGFHHHEKKDLKDIPKGCLAIMVGQGEEQQRFVIPVIYINHPLFMQLLKVAEDEYGFDQKGPITIPCHVEEFRNVQGMIDKDRHHHNHHHHHHVWCFRV